The nucleotide window GTTCTCGGCGACCGGTGCGGTCACCGTCGCGTCGCTCACCCGCTCGTCGGCGAAGACGTGTTCGAACGCGCCGTAACCGTGCGTGTGTCGCCGCAGGATCTCCGTGAGGTCCGCGACTGGGGCGTCGCCGTCCGCGGCCGCCCGAACCGCCCGTCCCGGTGCCCTGTCCCCGCCGGCGGGGTCGTCGAGCAGCCGATCTCGCGCGGCGGCCAACGTCGCCACGGCGTCGGCGTCTAGGTCGACGGTCGGCGGCGTGAGGTGATAGGTGTCGAGGGCGTCGTCCCCCTCGTAGCGCCGGACCGTCGCCCCGGTCGGGACCGTCCACCTGTCGACCAGCGTCGCGCCCGGCGGCGGCGCGGCCGCGACGCGCGCGGTCGCGGCCGTCGGGCCGACGTGCGCTCGGAGGACGGCCTCCAAGCCGCGGTCCTCGTCGGGCCCGACGGCGTCTCCCGCGAGCGCCTCGGCCGCCGCCGACAGCCCCGTCTCGGCCGCGATCCGCTTCGCGGCCCCCGCGCGCCCCGCTGCCTCCCTCGCCGCGCCGACCGGGTCGCGAGTCACCCGGTCGGCGAGCCGCTCCTCGTGGAACTCGATCCGCTCCCGAAAGCGTCCCGCCGCGACCAAGAGGTCGGCCGCATCGTCGGCGTACGAACGCTCTCGTCCCTGGAATCGGGTCCGTATCACGTCGGCGTCGCGGTCGGTCAGCGCCTTGACGACGGCCGCGAGACAGGCCGGACTCGCGGCGAGGTCGCCGCGCCCGGGACAGTCGTCCGCGTCGACGTCGAGGACCACCCGATCTTCAACGCCCGTCCCCACGGGCTCGCGAAACGCCGGATCGCAGCGGCACTCGTCGGGATCCCCGTCGACCCACGGGAGCGCCCGCAGCGGCGTCTCCCCAGCGTCGTCGGCGATCCGCTCGGTGAGACCGAAGTCCATGTCGGGCGTGGCTGCGGTATCGCTTATAAAAGATCGCCTGCCCGACCGCCTGACTCCCGCCACCTCTCCGTCTCACCCGACCCGATCGACCCGGACGGTCGGCCCGTCGTCGTCGACGTAGCGGAGGCGAACGCGGCTCGTTCCGCCCGGTCGGAGTTCGACCGGCGCGTCGACGAGGTCGACGGTCGCCGGGACGGGTCCCGTCCCGATCCGGAACGCGCGCTCCGGGCCGCCGTCGATCCGATACGCGAGCGCGACGCCGTCGGGTCGGTCCGACGGCTCGACGAGCGCGACGCGGTCGAGGTCCGCCGCGGCGAACCCGCTCGGCGCGCGGACGAGGACGGTCGTCCGCGCCGCGGTGACGGGATCGCTCACGGGCGTCGATCCGGCGACTACGTCGCCGATCGCGCGTTCCAGCCGATCGGCCTCCGAACCGATCCGCTCCGCCGTCGTCGCGGTCCTCGCCGTCTCGACCGCGGGCATCGACGCGGCCAGCAGCGCGAGCGCCACGAGGACGGTGAGCACTACCCGGATCACGGCTCGGTCACAGCGACTCCCGGAGTCGGCTCAGCGCGTCTTCCGCCCACGCGCCGTCGTCGTCGCCGCCCTCGCCGTCGCCGCGCCCGCCTCCGCCGTCGCCGCCGCCCCAGTCGCCTGACGACGGGCGGTCGTTCGGGAGCGCGGCGTCCAGCGCGCTCTCCGAGGGCACGGCCCCGTCGGCGGACGGGGTCGCGTCTCGCGGCCGAGATCCGGTGTCGCCGGCGTCACCATCGGGGATCGCCTCGACGGTATCGCCGACGTTGCCGTCGCTCCCGCGCTCCGCCGCCGTCGCCCGCGACAGCGCGAGGTCGGCCCGGCGCTCGACTTCGCGGTTGACGGCCCTGACCGCCCCGACGTACCCGCGGACCGCCTGCGTCGCCGCCTCCAGTTCCGCGACGCGCTCTTCGAGGTCGTCGAGCCGCGATTCGAGGCGCTCGCGCTCGGCCGTCGCCGCTGCCCCGTCGGCCACGTCCGCCGGACTGGCGTCGTTCCCGGTCACCGCCCGCTCGACGGCGCGGAGTCGGGACTCGATCCGATCGTTCGGGCCGCTTCCCCCCGTCGAAGCCGACTCCGCTCCCGCTGCGGGCGGGTTGGCGTCCCCTGCGTGATCAGTCATGCGACCGGTTGGCCGCGCTTTCGCTCTTAAACGTCGGGGAAACAGTATTGTCGGCCGGCACGGTACGTGTGGGCATGAAAGCAGTCCTCCTCGGCGTCGGACAGGCGGGCGGTAAACTCACGACCGCCCTCGCGGAGTTCGACGCCGACGCCGGCTACGGCGCGGTCCTCGACGCGCTCGCCGTCAACACCGCCGCCGCAGACCTCGATCCCCTCCCGCTCGAAACGGTCCTCGTCGGACAGTCGCGCGTCAACGGTCACGGCGTCGGCGGCGACAACGAACTCGGCGCGGAAGTGATGGACGAAGACGCCGTCGAGGTGCTCGACGCGCTCGCGCCGAAGGTCACGGCGGAGGCCGAGGCGGTGTTCGTCGTCGCCGGGCTCGGCGGCGGGACCGGATCGGGCGGCGCGCCGGTCCTCGTCCGGGAGCTGAATCGCGTGTACGACGTCCCCGTCTACGCGATCGGTATCCTCCCCGGCCGCGACGAGGGGACGATGTATCAGGTGAACGCCGGGCGGTCGCTCAAGACCTTGGTCCGCGAGGCGGACGCGACGATCCTCCTCGACAACGACGCGTGGCGCTCCGCCGGCGAGTCCGTGGAGGGCGGCTACGAGGCGATCAACGCCTCGATGGCGAAGCGTATCGGCCTCCTGCTGGCCGCCGGCGAGGCGGTCGAGGGGGTCGCGGAGTCCGTCGTGGACACCAGCGAGGTGATCAACACCCTCCGCGCGGGCGGAATGGCCGCGGTCGGCTTCGCGTCCGCGCCCGCGGCCGAGGATCCGCAGGAGAACGTCACCACCGTGACGAGCGCGGTGCGCAGCGCGGTGATGACCGGGCTCTCGCTGCCGAGCGCCACCGACGCGGACGCCGCGCTCGTCGCGGTCGCCGGCGACCCGGACCGGATCTCCCGGAAGGGCGCGGAGAAGGCCCGAAAGTGGCTCCAAGAGGAGACTGGATCGATGCAGGTGCGCGGCGGCGACTTCCCGCTCGACTCCGACCGGATCGCGGCCCTCGTCCTCCTCGCGGGCGTCGAGCGGTCCCAGCGCGTCGAGGCGTTCTTGGAGCGCGCCCGGCAGGCGGTCCGCGACGAGCGCGAGGAGAAACCGGACCCCGCGGCGGCGTTCGAGAACGACGAGATAGACGACCTGCTGTGAGCGGCCGGCGGGCGAGTCCGCCGGCGAGCGCGCTCCGGCCGGCGAGACAGGTTCCGCACCTTTTTGGTGTCGCCCGGCCGACTCTCGCCCGATGACCAACCCGTGGGACGACTGGGACCACGTGCTGAAGGTCGACCCCGACAAGGACCTGCGGCCGGGCGAGACCTTCGAGGACGTCTGCCGGACCGGGACGGACGCGATCGAGATCGGCGGGACCCTCGACGTCACCGCGGAGAAGATGACCCGCGTCGTCGACGCCGCCGCGGAGTACGACGTGCCGCTGTACCAGGAGCCGTCGAACCCGGGCGTCGTGATCGACTCGCCAGCGCTCGACGGCTACCTGATCCCGACCGTGTTCAACGCCGGCGGTCCCTTCTGGATCACCGGCGCGCACAAGGAGTGGGTCCGCATCGACGACCTCGACTGGAGCCGGACGCACACCGAGGCGTACATCGTGATGAACCCCGAGGCGTCGGTCGCACAGCTGACCGAGGCCGACTGCGACCTCAGCGCCGACGACGTGGCGGCGTACGCGAAGGTGGCCGAGCGCATGTTCGGCCAGGAGATCGTCTACGTCGAGTACTCCGGCACGTTCGGCGACACCGAGAAGGTCGCAGCCGCCGCGGACGCCTTAGACGACGCCACGCTCTTCTACGGCGGCGGCATCCACGACTACGAATCGGCCAACGAGATGGCCGCCCACAGCGACGTGATCGTCGTCGGCGACCTGCTCCACGACGAGGGCATCGACGCCGTCCGCGAGACGGTCGAAGGCGCGAAGGACGCCTGATCGACCGCGACTCGGCCGTCCGACGATCTACTCCTCGGCCCCTGCGTCTTCGGCGGCCGGTGGTTCGACCGGGACGATCTCCGTGTCCGGTGCGCCGAGCGGGCTGTCCGAACCCGTGAGCCACGCGGAGAGGTAGACCGCACAGGCCGCGACCACCGCGACGAGCAACTGGAAGGTGAACGCGCCGTAGACGATCGTCACGGCGATCGTCGCGCGAGCGAGCGTCCGCCGGCCGGTGCCGTCGCGAGCCACGAGCGCCGCGGTGACGAGAGCTGACAGTCCGACGCCCAAACCCGGGAGGAGTTGCCGCGAAACGACGCCCGCGTACAGCGGGACCACGACGCCGACCGCGACCAGTGCCGCCACGAGACCGGTGTGTTCGTTGGAGGGCATCCGTCAGCCGACTCGCCCATCACGCACTTAAATCACGGTCTCCGGGGTCCCGCGACGGACCGGACTGCCGCTCCGGCGGGCGGCCGCTCACCGCGCCGCGGCGTTCAGTCGTCTCCGCCGACCATGTTCTCGACGTACTTCGCGATCACGTCGACCTCCAGATGGACCGAGTCACCGACGGACTTCGCCGACAGCGTCGTCAGGTCGTACGTCGTCGGAATGACCGCGACGTCGAACTCGCCGTCCCGCTTCTCGGCGACGGTCAGCGAGATCCCGTCGAGCGTCACGGAGCCCTTGTCGACGAGGTAATCGTCGTGTCCCTCCGGGATCGAGAAGGTGAACCGCCAGTCCTCGCCGACGCGCTCGATCGCGGTCACCTCGCTCACGGTGTCGACGTGGCCCTGTACGACGTGGCCGTCGAATCGGCCGTCGGCGGGCATCGCGCGCTCGACGTTGACCGCGTCGCCCTCGCGCACCTCGCCGAGGTACGTCTTCGCGACCGTCTCGCTCGCGAGGAACACCTCGAACCAGTCGGAGTCGCCGGTCGAGCCGTCGTCGGGCGCGCTGTCACCCCCGCCGACGCCGTGTTCCTCGACGGTGAGACAGACGCCGCTCACGCTGATCGACTGGCCGTGGGCGAGGTCGTCGAACCCCTCGACGCCGTCGACCCCGATCTTCAGCCGGAGCCCGTCGTCGGTCTCGGTCCGCGCGCGGACCGCGCCGGTCCCCTCGACGATGCCGGTGAACATACCGGAACTGGGGGCGGGCGACGGATATCGGTTCTGCTCCGACCGCCGCGTTCCCCTCGCGACGCCCCGCCGCGCCGCTTTTGACCCCCGGCCGCCAACGGGAACCCAATGAGACTCGGAGTGCTGGACATGATCGGGTTGGCGGCCTCGCTGATCTTCGCGCTCCCGCTCGCGAACTACGCGATCGTCCGGGTGATCGCCGGCGAGATCGCGCTCGGCTCCGGGTTGTTGGTCGTCGCGGTCGCGATGGTCGTCCTGCCGCAGTACTTCCTCGATCCCGCCCAGATCCTCCGGCGACTGCTCTCCGGACTCCTCCCCCGACAGCTCCGCGGCGACGACGCGGCGGCTCCCGAGACGGAAGACGGCTCTCAGTCAGTCGCGGTCGGAAGTGACTCCGACGAGCGCTGACCGCGTGTCGGTCTCGGGCGGGGGACAGCCCGACGTTTTCACTCCGGAATCCGAGCGACGAGCGCGGCGCAGAGAAGCGCCAGCGCGGCGACGACGGGACCGAAACCGGGAGCCTCGTCTCCGGTGTTCTCACTTCCGGGAGCGTCGACGTCGTCGACCACGAGTACGTCGCGCGTCACCGACTCGTTGGCGTCTCCGTCACCGCGGACGGTCAGGGTCGCGCGGTCTCCGGGTTCGGTGACGCTCGCGTCGAACGTCGCGGTCGCCTCCCCGTCGGTCACCGTCGCCTCCCGGGTCTTGATGAACTCCGTGCTCGCGTTGCCGGCCGACCGGAGTCGCACCTCGACGGGCGTCCCGTCGTCGAGGTCGACGGGCACTGTGACGACGGTCGCGCGCGGTTCGATGAGGACGTCCGCGTCCTCGACGGTCGCGTCGGTGACGGCCTCGACTGCGTCCTCGACGCCATCGTCGCTCTCGGTCGTCTCGACCATCAGCGTGCCGACGTCGACCGGTTCGCTCCCGTTGCCGACGAACACCCTCACGTCGTAGGCTCCGGGAGCGGGGGGTTCGCCGAGGTCGGTCTCGCCGTCGAGTTCGACGCCGCCCGCGTCGGCGGTCAGCGGGTCACCGCCGTCGCCCGCCGCGGCATGGTCGTACGTGAGTCTCGTGACGCCGTCGCCGTCCGGCGTCACCGTCCCTCGGAGTTCGTATCCGGAGTCGTCCTCGTTGCCGACGACGACCTCGAACGACTCCACGCCCTCGCTCTCGACGGCGATTTCGGTGGTACCGTTCTCGCTTACGGTGACGACGTCCTCGTCGAGTTCCGCCGCTCCGTCGGCGGCGACGGCACCGGTCCCGACGATTCCGACGCCGACGAGTGTGAACGCAGCTATGAGGAGCGTTAGAGCGGTCGGGAACCCCTTCGTCACGGTGCGCCAGATCGGCTCGGACCCGGCGGGATCGCCGGCTCCGGTGGAGGACTCGGATCGCATGCGTCTCGACCGTCGGTCGGCAGGGAAAAAGCCGCGCCGATAGCGCAAAGAGCGGTCGTAGTCATCGGTCGGTCACTCGCGGGCCTGCGGAACGATCCCGAACGGGTACTCGGCGAGCAGCTCGTACCCCTCGTCGGTGACGAGAATCAGGTCTTCCAGCCTGACGCCGCCGACCTCGGGGTCGTAGACGCCGGGTTCGATCGTCACGACGTGGCCCGGCCGCAGCTCGCCCGGACCCGACAGCGACGGCGACTCGTGAAGGCTCACGCCGACGCCGTGGCCGGTGCCGTGCGTGAAGCCCGCCTCGCCCTCGTCCGCGTTCGGATCGAAGCCGTACGCGGCCAGCTCCGCGGCCGCCTCGCCGTGGACGGTCTTGGCCGGGACGCCCGGCGCTACCTCGTCGAGCGCGGCCTCGCGGGCGGCCTCGACCGCGACGTACGCGCGTCGTTCCCACCCGCCGTCGCCGTCGACGACGAACGTCCGCGTGGCGTCGCCGTAGTAGCCGTCCGGGCCGCGCGGCGACACGTCCAGTAACACCGTCTCTCCGGGGTAGATCGGGTCGTCGCCGACGTAGTGGAGGTCGGCTGCGGACGGGCCGGCCCCGATCACCGTGTTTCCGGCGTCGCGGACCCCGTGCGCGGCGAGGACCTGGTTCACCTCGCGGCGGAGCCGCTCCGTGGTCAGCGGTTCGCCCGCCCAGCGGAGCGGCGGTCGGCGCGAGTCCTCCGGGTCGTCGACGACCTCGCTCTCCGCGAGCACCGCCTCGGCCCGACCGATCCCGTCGACCGTCGCGCGCTGGACGCGCCGGATCCGATCGACCTCCGCCGGGGTCTTGCGCGCCCTGGCGGTCGCGACCGCGTCCGTCGACGCCGGTTCGCTGCCCGCGCGCTCGAGGTACACCGCGGCGTCGTGCGCTATCGACGCCGGGGTGAGGACGGTGCGGTCGCCGGGTCCGGGTTCGTCCCTCTCTCTGCTCTCCTCCCCGCCGACGAGGTCCTCGACGACCGCGGCCGCGCGCTCGCCGGCGTGGTCGCCGAGGCCCTCGGTCCTGACCTCGCGGACGACGCCGTCGTGAAATCGCGCGCTACCGTCCGCCGTCGCGTCCGCGTCCGGATCGCGCGCGGCGGCGACGAACTCGCGGTCCGCCTGCTCGCGGAACAGCGCGGGGGCACAGAGGACGGCCCGCCCGGCGCGGTCGGTCGTCCCGTCGTCGCTCGGCACCACGACCAGCGCGTACGGCCGGTCCGGGCCGGAGAAGCGCGTGAGGTAGCGCAGGTCGTCGTCGAAGCGGTCCCCGACGGCGACGAACGCGTCCGCGTCGGCCGCGCGGACCGCCTCCGTTATCGGACGCAGATCGGTCCGCAGCGGGCGGAAATACCTGGAGCGATCCGAGGAAGCGCGGTCTTCGGACTCTGCGTCGTCCCCGCTCACGGCTCGGGTTCGGGCACCGCAAGCTCCGCTTGGACCTCCTCGACGAGCTCCTGTGCCGGCTCCTCGCGGAGCTCGTCGAACAGCAGGACGCTTATGGGGAGCGTCGGCGCGCCGTTGATCAGGCTCTCCATGATCACGAGCCGCTCGCGCGCCCGGGACATCCCGACGTAGAAGACGCGGCGCTCGTTGTCGGTGAGCAGGGGCACGGGGCTGGTCGACTTGGTGAACTCCTCGACGCCGTCGACGTCGGTCGGGTCGTCGATCGAGGCGGCCATCTGCTCGACCACCTTCTCGGTGAGGTCCGTCGCCACGAACACGTGGTCGGCCTCGCGGCCCTTCGCGGAGTGGATGGTGCCGACGCGGACGCGGGTCGGGTCCATCCCCTGATAGTCGCCCTCGAAGTACGCGCCCATCGACTTCCGCTGGAAGCTCGTCACCTTCCGGACCATGTCGTCGGCGCTCGCGGTGTCCGGCATGAAGGGGATGTACTCGTCGAGCGTGTCGGCCGAGACGTCGATCAGGGAGACGTCGTCGGCGTCGGCCGCCTCCTCGCGGTCGTCGAGGTAGTCGTAGAACTCCTCGCGGTCGTGGGTCCCGAACGCCGACTCCTGGAGCATGTCGGCCAGCCGCCGGGCCTCTAACCCGTTGACGGGGTCGCCGGCCTCGGCCTTCTCGACGGCGTTGACGTAGTCTTGGACCCGGTCGGTCCACATCCGGCCGTCGGTGAGCATCGAGAAGGGGATCCCGTGGTCGATGAACTCGTCGATGAAGTCGAACATCTGGTAGCGGGCGCGGAACAGACACATCACGTCTCCCTCGTCGTCCTCGACCGTGTACCGGACGTTGCGGACGAGTTCGAGCATCGAGGGCGACTCGATCGCCTCGACGGTCCCGCCCTCCTTGCGCGGGTGGAGGTCCTTCTCCTGTCGCTTGTCGATGTGGCGGATCTCGGCGTTGACGACGTTGAGGATCTCCGAGGGGAGCCGGTAGGAGTTCGGGAGGACCACGTCCTCGTCGACCTCGGTGTCGAGGAGGAGGTCGGGGTCCGCGCCCTGCCACGCGTAGACGACCTGGTCGTCGTCGCCGGCGATCAGCACTTTCCGCATGTGTGGCCGCCACTCCTCGAAGACGTTGTACTGGAGCGTGGTGATGTCCTGAAACTCGTCGATGATCAGGTAGTCGACGCTCGGGACGAGCGAGCGCTGCGCGACCCGTTCGAGCATGTCCGCGAAGCCGACAAGGCCGTTGTCGCCCTTGTAGCCCCGCCACGCCCGGATCGTCTCCGGGATGTCGATCCGCTCGTCGTCGGAGGGCCACGTCGGGGTGTACTTGTTGCCCTCTTGCGCGTTCGGGTCCTCCTCGGGCGGCAGGCGGACCTCCTCGACGTTCCACTGGAAGGGGACGTCGTACCAGTCGGCAACGTCGCGCTCGGTACGCTGGAGCCACTGGGAGGTGGCGATGATCTTGTTGCCGATGGTCGTGGACCGCGCGGTCCGGCGGCCGGCCCCGCCGTGCTGATCCTCGAACTCGACGCCGTACTCCTCGCAGAACGCCTCCTTGTCGTCCTCGCCGACCACGTCGCCCCGCGAGAGGTCGAGCAGTTCGTACGCCTTCGCGTGCATCGTGCTCACGTTCCCCTGGAGGCTGCGCGGCGAGATGTCGAGCCGCTCGGCGAGTCGCTCCCGGATCTCGGCGGCGGCCGCGCGCGTGTACGAGACGACGAGCACGTCCCGGACGTCGGCGTCCTCGGTCTCCAGTATCTCCTCGACGCGGTCCAAGAGCGCGGTCGTCTTCCCGCTTCCCGGCCCCCCGAACAGCCGCGTCGCCGTGGTATCGGTCATTGTTACGTCCAGATTCCGGTTCTCCTTAAACGCCGTGGCTCGACGGTCGTCGATACGCGTCTCGGTTCGACCGGGCCGGCGGGGCCCCGGTCGCGCGGCCGCCGGCTCAGGTGCTCCTCGTCGCGCGCGCCTCGCGGACCTCGGCACCGTCGCGGACCATGTCCTCGCAGGCCGGACAGACGCGGGGCCGATCGACCTCGTTCGGCGTGAACACCCGAACGTAATCAGTCGTGACGAACGAACCGCAGTTCTGACAGGTCGGCATGTTATCCACTATCGAGTAATTCCCCATAATACTACCGGGGAGTCTGACGGAAAGAAAACGCCGCGGGCTGCCGTCGCGTCCGTCAGTTCGGCCGCCAGTCGCAGACCGAACACCGCGCCGTTCCCTCCTCGTGAAGCGCACCGCACTCCGGACACTGGAGCTTGTTATACGATCGCTCCCAGCGTACGATCTCCGTCTCGTGGCCGTGGTCGGACAGGAACTCGTCGAACACGTCGTCGTCCGAATCGGGTGCGCTACTAGACATGCGTGCCATAGTATGTCACACCAGCATATATATCTTTCTCGCGTTCTCGTCGCTGCGAACTACGCGATCGAACGATCGGTTCTCAGCGCATCTTCGAAAAAACCGGAGAGTTTCGGCGTACGTCTCGTCTCGGACGGATTTTCGACCTACCACGGCTCGTTCTTCAGCCCGAGCCAGTAGGCCCCGACGTTCGTGACGACGTGGAGGACGGGCGTCATCACGAGGACGACCGCGAGGACGCGGGGCGTGAAGACGGCGAGCGCCCAGTCGGTGTCGACGACGAAGGCGAGCGCCAGCGCGCCGACGACGAAGTCGAGCTGGTCTAAGCCGGGGAACGCGGCACCGCGCTCGCGCCCCGACCGCCGCTTGAGGAAGGAGGCACCGATGTCGCCGCACATCGCACCGAACGCGAGGGCGAACGCGGCCGGGAGCGCGAACGTCGGGAGGTCGACGCCGAGCGCGGCGCTCGCGGGATCGTTGACGGCGTTGAGCGCGACCGCGAGCAGGACGCCGACCAGCGTGCCGACGGCGGTCCCCCGCCACGTCTTCCCGTCGCCGAGCAGCCGCGCGCCGCGCCACTCGCGGCCGCCGTCGATGGGGCGACCCCCGCCGGCCAGCACCGCGGCGTTGTTCGGGACGTACGCCGGGAGCATCGCCCAGAACGCGGTCGCGACGAGCGCACCGATCATGTCCCTACAGGCGGCGTCCGGGCTGTTATAAATCCCGGATCCGTCGCGGGAGCGGGACGGTCCGTCGCCCGCCGCCGAGGACGCGACGTCGCGGTCACTCACGCCGGGTCGGTAACAGTAAAGTTTGCGCCGTTCGGAATCTACGATATGATCCTCCCGATCGCTCGGCGGTTCGTCGCCGGCGAGAGCGTTCCGGTGGCCCTCGATCACGCCCGCGCCGCGAACGAGGACGGCGTCGCGGTCATCCTGAACCTGCTCGGTGAACACTACGACGACCCCGCGGACGCCCGCGGCGATACCGACGCCTACCTCGACCTCATCGACGATATCGCCGACAGCGGCCTCGACGCCTGCGTCTCGGTGAAGCCGTCCCAGATCGGGATGGATGTCTCGGCGGACTTATTCGAGGAGCACTACCGCGAGATCGTCGCGCGCGCCGACGAACTCGACGCCTTCGTCTGGTGTGACATGGAGGACGCCGACACCACCGACGCCACGCTCGACGCCTTCGAGTCCATCGCCGCCGACTACCCGTGGAGTGTCGGGCAGTGTATCCAGTCGAACCTCAAGCGCACCGCCGACGACCTCGACCGGCTCATCGACGTGCCCGGCAAGATCCGGCTGGTGAAGGGCGCGTACGACGAGCCGTCGTCGATCGCGTACACCGACAAGGCGGACGTCGACGAGGCGTACCGCGACGACCTCCGACGGCTCTTCGAGGGGCGGGACCGCGGCGTCGCGGTCGGCAGCCACGACCCCGAGATGATCTCGCTCGCGGACCGGCTCGCGCGCGACCACGGGACGGAGTACGAGGTCCAGATGCTGATGGGCGTCCGCGAGGACGCGCAGCGGGACCTCGCCGCGCAGGGGGTCGACGTGTACCAGTACGCGCCGTACGGCGACAAGTGGCTCTCGTACTTCTACCGGCGGGTCCGCGAGCGCAAGGAGAACCTGACGTTCGCGGTGCGGGCGGTGTTGGGCCAGTAGTCGCGAGTCTGCCGTACCCCCTCGTCGACGGTCCCTTCGCTCGGCGTCGCCGCCGCGTGGAAGCGCTCTTAAGGGTTGCCGACACATACCGATCCGATAGATGTCCACGTGGAAACGCGACTTCGCCAGCGGCCTCATCGTGCTGGCCCCGCTCCTCGTTCTACTCCTCGTCCTCCGCTGGATCTACCAGTACATCGCGTCGATCCCACTCATCGCGGACCTCCAACCCGCCATCATTCCGGGGTACTTAGAGCCCGTCTCCCGGGTCGTCATCGCGTTTGCGGTGTTCGCCACCGTCGTGCTCGCGGTCGGGTACTTCATGCGGACCACGCTCGGCCGGTTGGCGGAGGCCGCGGTGGACGACACGATAAACCGGATCCCGGCGCTCCGGGTGGTGTACAACGCGTCGAAGCTCGCCATCGAGACGGCCATCTCCGGCACCGACGAGCTTCAGAGCCCGGTGTACATCGAGACGTGGCCCGGGATCCGGATGACGGCCTTCCGGACGGGCAAGAAGACCCGCGACGGGAAGATCGTCTTGTTCATGCCGACCGCGCCGAACATCACCACCGGCTTCGTCATCGAGGTCGAGCCGGAGAAGATCGAGGAGACCGGCGAGAGCGTCGAGGAGGGAATGACGCGGGTCCTCTCCGCCGGCTTCGCGGAGTCGGCCCATCAGGTCCCCGTTCACGAGGAGGACCCCACCGAGGGCGACGGCACCCCCGACGGCTACGGACACGTCCGAACCGACGGGACGCCCGGCGGCGACGGATCGGCGACCGACGGGAGCGGGTCGACCGAGTGAGGCGGTCGACTGACCGAGACGGATCGAGAGAGAAGCGAGAAGTCGTTTTGCGCGGTCGATACGCTGCGTGGCGACCGCGTTCGCGGTCAGCGGTCCGCGCTTAGAGGTACGTGAACCACTCG belongs to Halorubrum sp. DM2 and includes:
- a CDS encoding proline dehydrogenase family protein; the encoded protein is MILPIARRFVAGESVPVALDHARAANEDGVAVILNLLGEHYDDPADARGDTDAYLDLIDDIADSGLDACVSVKPSQIGMDVSADLFEEHYREIVARADELDAFVWCDMEDADTTDATLDAFESIAADYPWSVGQCIQSNLKRTADDLDRLIDVPGKIRLVKGAYDEPSSIAYTDKADVDEAYRDDLRRLFEGRDRGVAVGSHDPEMISLADRLARDHGTEYEVQMLMGVREDAQRDLAAQGVDVYQYAPYGDKWLSYFYRRVRERKENLTFAVRAVLGQ
- a CDS encoding DUF502 domain-containing protein, with product MSTWKRDFASGLIVLAPLLVLLLVLRWIYQYIASIPLIADLQPAIIPGYLEPVSRVVIAFAVFATVVLAVGYFMRTTLGRLAEAAVDDTINRIPALRVVYNASKLAIETAISGTDELQSPVYIETWPGIRMTAFRTGKKTRDGKIVLFMPTAPNITTGFVIEVEPEKIEETGESVEEGMTRVLSAGFAESAHQVPVHEEDPTEGDGTPDGYGHVRTDGTPGGDGSATDGSGSTE